The Chryseobacterium sp. 52 genome includes a region encoding these proteins:
- a CDS encoding OmpA family protein: MSLNVIDLIKGQLGPALVSQAASQFGESESGISKAIGGLLPAVIGGLANNSDNPGVLDAITNASSSGILGNLMGGASSNPVISTLLTSIFGDKISGIVNAIATYAGISNNSSSSLLNLVTGATVGSIGKYATDNNLGASGISSLLGEQKGIVSSLLPAGLSLASLNLGSWFGGNSSTADATPKEEPKIEVTRSTTSAGTNPERNNNEGGGSIWKWLLPLLLLIAAGYFLWKQCEKKQTTTTTTSTDSTAAKMDTAATMTPADTSASTTTVKTDENIDLNGVMLKGYKGGMEDQMITFLKSGNYKNAADDAALKDKWYDFDHVNFKIGSSTELEAGSQGQLDNLVAILKAFPDAKIKIGGYTDKTGNEASNVKLSKARAEFIKAAVAKAGVGAQVLEAEGYGSKFATVDAKASDAERAADRKMAVRFAK; encoded by the coding sequence ATGTCTTTAAATGTCATTGATTTAATTAAAGGACAGTTAGGTCCCGCTTTGGTTTCACAAGCAGCTTCTCAGTTTGGAGAAAGTGAATCCGGTATTTCAAAAGCAATTGGAGGTTTACTTCCTGCAGTTATAGGAGGATTAGCAAATAATTCTGATAATCCCGGAGTTTTGGATGCAATTACCAACGCTTCGTCAAGCGGAATTTTAGGAAATTTAATGGGTGGTGCATCCAGCAACCCTGTAATTTCCACTCTGCTGACGTCTATTTTTGGAGACAAAATCAGCGGAATAGTGAATGCTATTGCCACGTATGCAGGAATCAGTAATAATTCTTCCAGTTCGCTGCTGAATTTAGTAACAGGAGCTACGGTAGGTTCTATCGGAAAATATGCTACTGATAATAATTTAGGCGCATCAGGTATTTCAAGCCTTTTGGGTGAGCAAAAAGGAATTGTTTCTTCACTTCTGCCGGCAGGACTTTCTCTTGCTTCCCTGAATTTAGGAAGCTGGTTTGGAGGTAACAGTTCTACTGCAGACGCTACACCAAAAGAAGAGCCTAAAATAGAAGTTACCAGAAGTACTACATCTGCAGGAACCAATCCTGAGAGAAATAATAATGAAGGCGGAGGTTCAATCTGGAAATGGTTGCTTCCGCTTTTACTTTTAATTGCCGCAGGATATTTCCTATGGAAACAGTGTGAAAAGAAACAGACCACTACGACCACTACATCCACTGATTCTACAGCGGCAAAAATGGATACTGCAGCTACCATGACTCCTGCTGATACCTCTGCATCAACTACGACTGTTAAGACAGATGAAAACATCGATCTTAACGGTGTAATGCTGAAAGGATACAAAGGTGGAATGGAAGATCAGATGATTACTTTCCTGAAATCAGGAAATTATAAAAATGCAGCAGACGATGCAGCATTAAAAGATAAGTGGTATGATTTTGACCATGTAAATTTCAAAATAGGAAGTTCTACTGAACTGGAAGCTGGTTCTCAGGGACAGCTTGATAATTTAGTAGCTATTTTAAAAGCATTCCCGGATGCAAAAATCAAAATCGGAGGTTATACTGATAAAACAGGAAACGAAGCGAGCAACGTAAAATTATCTAAAGCAAGAGCAGAATTCATTAAAGCTGCGGTAGCAAAAGCCGGAGTTGGAGCTCAGGTTTTAGAAGCTGAAGGGTACGGAAGCAAATTTGCTACTGTAGATGCTAAAGCTTCTGATGCAGA
- the proS gene encoding proline--tRNA ligase, giving the protein MAKLTSRSEDYSKWYNELVVKADLAENSGVRGCMVIKPYGYAIWEKMRDEMDKKFKETGHVNAYFPLFVPKSLFEAEEKNAAGFAKECAVVTHYRLKTDPNNPQKLIVDPEAKLEEELIVRPTSEAIIWSTYKNWIQSYRDLPILINQWANVVRWEMRTRLFLRTAEFLWQEGHTAHATKDEAVEEAEKMNKVYADFAENFMAMPVVQGIKSPSERFAGADETYCIEALMQDGKALQAGTSHFLGQNFAKAFDVKFTNKEGKIEHAWATSWGTSTRLMGALIMTHSDDLGLVLPPTLAPIQVVIVPIFKGDEQLAQISEVALDIKAKLKAKGISVKFDDDTHNKPGWKFAEYELKGVPVRIALGPKDLENKSVEIARRDNLTKEVRSIEGVDIYIEELLQTIQKELYEKALNFRKDNITRVDTYEEFKKTLDEKGGFIYAHWDGTEEEEEQIKDETKATIRCIPLDDDIEEGISLITGKPSKRRVLFAKAY; this is encoded by the coding sequence ATGGCAAAATTAACCTCAAGAAGCGAAGACTACAGCAAATGGTATAATGAGTTGGTTGTAAAGGCTGACTTAGCTGAAAACTCTGGAGTGCGAGGATGCATGGTAATCAAACCATACGGCTATGCAATCTGGGAAAAAATGCGTGATGAAATGGATAAGAAATTCAAAGAAACAGGTCACGTTAATGCTTACTTCCCGCTTTTTGTGCCCAAGAGTTTATTTGAGGCTGAAGAAAAAAATGCTGCAGGTTTTGCAAAAGAATGTGCCGTTGTTACCCATTACAGATTAAAAACAGACCCAAATAATCCACAAAAACTGATTGTAGATCCTGAAGCTAAATTGGAAGAAGAATTAATTGTTCGTCCAACTTCGGAAGCTATTATTTGGAGTACGTATAAAAACTGGATCCAGTCTTACAGAGATCTTCCTATATTAATTAACCAATGGGCCAATGTTGTCCGTTGGGAAATGAGAACCCGTTTATTTTTAAGAACGGCAGAATTCCTATGGCAGGAAGGTCACACTGCTCATGCTACAAAGGATGAAGCAGTAGAAGAGGCTGAAAAAATGAACAAAGTATATGCAGATTTCGCAGAAAACTTTATGGCTATGCCGGTAGTTCAGGGGATAAAATCACCTTCAGAAAGATTTGCAGGAGCTGATGAAACCTATTGTATTGAGGCATTGATGCAGGATGGAAAAGCTCTTCAGGCAGGAACCTCTCACTTCTTGGGTCAGAATTTCGCAAAAGCTTTTGATGTAAAATTCACCAATAAAGAAGGTAAAATCGAACATGCGTGGGCAACATCCTGGGGAACATCTACCCGTCTGATGGGAGCTTTGATTATGACGCATTCAGATGATTTAGGATTAGTACTTCCTCCTACCCTGGCTCCAATTCAGGTGGTTATTGTTCCTATCTTCAAAGGGGATGAGCAATTGGCACAGATCAGTGAAGTGGCTCTTGATATCAAGGCTAAATTAAAAGCGAAAGGCATCTCTGTGAAATTTGATGACGATACTCATAACAAACCAGGATGGAAATTTGCCGAATATGAATTGAAAGGGGTACCGGTAAGAATTGCTCTGGGCCCTAAAGATTTAGAAAACAAATCTGTTGAAATTGCAAGAAGAGACAATCTTACTAAAGAAGTACGTTCTATTGAAGGTGTTGACATCTATATCGAAGAATTGTTGCAGACTATTCAGAAAGAGCTTTATGAAAAAGCATTAAACTTCAGAAAAGACAACATTACAAGAGTTGACACGTATGAAGAATTCAAGAAAACTCTTGATGAAAAAGGAGGCTTTATTTATGCACATTGGGATGGAACGGAAGAAGAAGAAGAGCAGATTAAAGATGAAACGAAGGCTACCATAAGATGTATTCCTTTGGATGATGATATTGAAGAAGGTATTTCTTTAATTACCGGAAAGCCATCTAAGAGACGTGTATTATTCGCAAAAGCTTATTAA
- a CDS encoding prolyl-tRNA synthetase: MKRNIHKNLLGLLKSKGILAISGGLLLVSCGAQMGGYTETDGVYYDPNKDTLPEGVIINDGGNRVGEYYDYYQDSNVIQNAQANSKEQDNRYNTWSDNNWNANATDSDWGAFAGAQTNYYDNSWGSSWGWGGYSPYWGMNRGWGWGTSFGWGGSFGWGGSFGWGWGGSMGWGSPYWGYGYSPYWGGYYDPFWGGGYGNPYWGWNGGYWGNGYRPVYRRSGGGGFSNPGLTNAVYRTNTYRGGFRSGGNGFQNTSNNGFRNSSTNGGFRNSSTGGFRNNGSYNNNGGFRNSGTNGGYRNGTQSGGFRNSNSQPRPNYNNTQPSYNNSNNNGGFRSNDSGGFRSSGGSSGGGFRSGGGSSGGGGGMRSGGGGGGGFRGGR, from the coding sequence ATGAAAAGAAATATACATAAAAATTTGCTCGGTCTGTTAAAGTCCAAAGGGATTTTAGCAATATCAGGCGGATTACTGCTTGTATCCTGTGGTGCCCAGATGGGTGGATACACGGAGACTGACGGGGTATACTATGACCCCAATAAAGATACGCTGCCAGAAGGAGTGATCATCAATGATGGCGGGAATAGAGTGGGAGAATATTATGATTATTATCAGGACTCTAATGTGATCCAGAATGCTCAGGCAAATTCCAAAGAACAGGATAACAGATACAATACATGGAGCGATAACAACTGGAATGCAAATGCTACAGACTCTGACTGGGGTGCGTTTGCAGGAGCACAGACTAACTATTACGACAATTCCTGGGGATCTTCTTGGGGATGGGGTGGTTATAGTCCTTACTGGGGAATGAACCGTGGCTGGGGCTGGGGTACATCATTCGGTTGGGGCGGATCATTTGGCTGGGGTGGATCTTTCGGCTGGGGCTGGGGAGGCTCTATGGGCTGGGGAAGTCCTTACTGGGGATATGGATATTCTCCTTATTGGGGTGGATATTATGACCCATTCTGGGGCGGTGGTTACGGTAACCCATATTGGGGCTGGAATGGCGGCTACTGGGGTAATGGATACAGACCGGTTTACAGAAGAAGTGGCGGTGGCGGATTCAGCAATCCTGGTTTAACGAATGCCGTGTACAGAACAAATACATACAGAGGAGGATTTAGAAGCGGTGGAAACGGTTTCCAGAATACATCTAATAATGGCTTCCGAAACAGCAGCACAAACGGCGGTTTCAGAAACAGTTCTACTGGTGGTTTTAGAAATAATGGTTCATATAATAATAACGGTGGCTTCAGAAATAGCGGTACCAACGGTGGTTACAGAAATGGGACACAGTCTGGAGGATTCCGTAATTCAAATTCTCAGCCAAGACCTAATTATAATAATACTCAGCCAAGCTACAACAATAGCAATAATAATGGCGGTTTCAGATCTAATGACAGCGGAGGCTTCAGATCAAGTGGAGGTTCTTCCGGTGGAGGTTTCAGATCAGGCGGCGGTTCTTCAGGCGGTGGAGGCGGTATGAGATCTGGCGGCGGCGGAGGCGGTGGCTTCAGAGGCGGCAGATAA
- a CDS encoding OmpP1/FadL family transporter, giving the protein MLKKSLVLMSVSAAFFVQAQDVSILRNTVDVYSTTPMVGSSKFNGMAGANGALGGDANSLLTNPAGLGVAISGEVSGTLSIAGNKNKSTWAGSTVDYSKTNTDLGNVGAVMTFPLMTETGWKFINIGINYSNQSLDNYVESPGSDNVIKDFTDKSASFAGHAYNRYGNLAKTSFGVGANYNHSVYIGAGLNFFNASIDQYDTAAFKSLSDGSKEYFDRQNTPLFERSSGFSASVGVIGKLSPNFRIGGAIETPTFWRIDRDYRFYNDPDFGDGTGTESRDLTTPLKATVSAAFVASKNFSLNVDYTLGLTRPKYKVVTGIESELNSFFKDNYKNVSEVRIGAEYRLKQFRLRGGYSYVSNPFDALTVSQVNPDASTSDQSYSNMMLNSRNLASFGLGYDFKSFYVDASYQYITSKYSNPFLRGIETGNPATDTAYYSPDRIMSSDYFAVSEVKNNRNNFFITFGWKF; this is encoded by the coding sequence ATGTTAAAAAAATCTTTAGTATTAATGAGTGTTTCTGCAGCATTTTTTGTGCAGGCTCAGGATGTTTCTATATTGAGAAATACTGTAGATGTTTATTCCACTACTCCAATGGTGGGTTCGTCAAAGTTTAATGGAATGGCTGGAGCTAATGGAGCATTAGGAGGTGACGCCAATTCATTGCTTACCAACCCTGCCGGTTTAGGAGTCGCTATTTCCGGAGAAGTTTCAGGAACCTTGTCTATTGCAGGAAATAAAAATAAAAGTACCTGGGCAGGATCTACTGTAGATTATAGTAAAACCAATACAGATCTTGGAAATGTAGGGGCTGTAATGACTTTTCCTCTGATGACTGAAACAGGATGGAAGTTTATCAATATCGGGATCAATTATTCAAACCAGTCATTAGACAATTATGTAGAATCTCCGGGAAGTGATAATGTCATCAAGGATTTTACGGATAAAAGTGCGTCATTTGCGGGACATGCGTATAACAGATACGGGAATCTTGCGAAAACAAGCTTTGGGGTTGGTGCTAACTATAACCATAGCGTATACATAGGTGCGGGATTGAATTTTTTCAATGCATCTATTGATCAGTATGATACAGCAGCCTTCAAATCATTGTCAGATGGCTCTAAAGAATATTTTGACAGACAAAATACACCTCTCTTCGAAAGGTCTTCCGGATTCTCTGCTTCTGTAGGGGTGATTGGAAAACTGAGTCCTAATTTCAGAATTGGGGGAGCTATAGAAACACCAACGTTCTGGCGTATAGACAGAGATTATAGGTTCTATAATGATCCGGACTTTGGAGACGGTACAGGTACAGAATCCAGAGATCTTACTACCCCGCTTAAAGCGACAGTGAGTGCGGCATTTGTAGCCAGCAAAAACTTCTCATTGAACGTAGATTACACGTTAGGATTAACAAGACCTAAATATAAAGTAGTTACAGGTATTGAAAGCGAGCTGAACAGCTTTTTCAAAGATAACTACAAGAATGTATCAGAAGTAAGAATTGGTGCAGAATACAGATTAAAACAGTTTAGATTGAGAGGAGGGTATTCTTATGTATCCAATCCTTTCGATGCTTTGACAGTAAGTCAGGTAAATCCGGACGCTTCTACCTCTGACCAGTCATACAGCAATATGATGCTTAACAGCAGAAATCTTGCTTCATTCGGTTTGGGATATGATTTCAAATCGTTTTACGTAGATGCATCGTATCAGTATATAACATCTAAGTACAGCAATCCTTTCTTAAGAGGTATTGAAACTGGAAATCCTGCTACTGATACAGCTTATTATTCTCCTGATAGAATCATGTCATCTGATTACTTTGCAGTATCAGAAGTGAAAAATAACAGAAATAACTTCTTTATTACATTCGGCTGGAAGTTCTAA
- a CDS encoding ZIP family metal transporter, with translation MTVILLILSVITGVFLGKHFGKKEKLAKNLLVLSAGFLITICLNEVFPQVYTSEAGSSLGIFVIAGVLLQMILEALTKGFEHGHFHHHSEHNILPMALMVGLFIHAFIEGIPLANEKQQLSPYLLGIVFHNLPISFILGAFLFNRKNESKTSSPYPSLLIVALFALASPMGMLLGNYFNPNLQPYFLAIVGGIFLHISSVIIFESNKNHNIDWIKIGLVILGVSLALIMHLFHGHPSAGHSH, from the coding sequence ATAACGGTTATTTTACTGATATTAAGCGTCATTACGGGCGTATTTCTCGGCAAGCATTTCGGAAAAAAAGAAAAGCTGGCTAAAAATTTATTGGTCCTGAGTGCCGGATTTCTGATCACCATCTGTCTGAATGAGGTTTTTCCACAGGTCTATACGTCGGAAGCCGGAAGCAGTCTGGGAATTTTTGTGATTGCAGGCGTATTGCTTCAGATGATTCTGGAAGCTTTGACAAAAGGGTTTGAACACGGGCATTTCCATCATCATAGTGAGCATAATATCCTTCCTATGGCACTGATGGTAGGATTATTTATCCATGCTTTCATAGAAGGAATCCCTTTGGCTAATGAGAAGCAACAGCTATCCCCTTATCTTCTGGGAATTGTATTTCACAACCTTCCTATTTCGTTTATTCTTGGTGCTTTTTTGTTCAACAGAAAAAATGAGTCAAAGACTTCGTCACCATATCCTTCATTGCTGATTGTTGCATTATTTGCGCTTGCCTCTCCGATGGGAATGCTGTTAGGGAATTATTTCAATCCTAATCTTCAGCCTTATTTCCTGGCTATCGTAGGTGGAATTTTTCTGCACATCTCATCTGTGATTATTTTTGAGAGCAATAAAAACCATAATATCGACTGGATAAAGATAGGACTTGTCATCCTGGGTGTTTCTCTGGCACTGATCATGCATCTTTTCCATGGCCATCCTTCTGCCGGCCATTCTCATTAA
- a CDS encoding class I SAM-dependent DNA methyltransferase produces the protein MEWFESWFDTPYYHLLYSNRDYTEAENFITKLTEDLQLPPSSKIIDLACGKGRHSVFLNKLGYDVLGLDLSRQSIEFDKQFETQTLLFNVHDMRNPIDADPMDAIFNLFTSFGYFDNESDDKKVFQSVYNALKPGGYFVLDYLNEEYVRTKLVPETIINRGNIDFKILKKIENRHIIKDIRFEADGQPFHFFEKVKLHTLEAINSYATDCGFERVKIWGDYQLNEFDREVSPRCINLFKKKK, from the coding sequence ATGGAATGGTTTGAATCTTGGTTTGATACACCTTATTATCATCTTCTTTATAGTAACAGAGACTACACAGAAGCCGAAAATTTCATTACAAAACTTACTGAAGACCTTCAGTTACCGCCTTCATCCAAGATTATTGATCTGGCCTGCGGAAAAGGAAGACACTCTGTTTTTTTGAATAAATTAGGATATGACGTTTTGGGACTGGACCTTTCCAGACAGAGTATTGAATTCGATAAGCAGTTTGAAACGCAGACGCTTCTTTTCAATGTCCATGATATGCGGAATCCCATTGATGCGGATCCTATGGATGCCATATTCAATCTATTTACAAGCTTTGGATATTTTGATAACGAAAGTGATGACAAAAAAGTATTTCAGTCGGTCTATAATGCATTAAAACCGGGAGGATATTTTGTTTTGGATTATCTGAATGAAGAGTATGTAAGAACAAAATTAGTTCCTGAAACAATTATCAATCGTGGGAATATTGATTTTAAGATTCTGAAAAAGATCGAAAACAGACATATCATCAAAGATATCCGTTTTGAAGCGGATGGACAGCCTTTTCATTTTTTCGAAAAAGTAAAGCTTCATACTTTAGAAGCTATTAATTCATATGCAACAGACTGCGGTTTTGAAAGAGTAAAGATCTGGGGCGATTATCAGCTGAATGAATTTGACCGTGAGGTTTCGCCACGCTGTATCAATTTATTTAAGAAAAAGAAATGA
- a CDS encoding class I SAM-dependent RNA methyltransferase, with translation MDTENLKIQIKTFFGLEQILAEEIKKLGGKNVEIKNRAVNCEGDLGFLYKINYSARTALKILIPVFEFKAFNQHQFYSKLSAIAWEEYMDVDQSFAIDSTVNSETFKHSQFVTLKMKDAIVDYFQDKFNRRPDVETRSPDIKFHLHIDRELVTVSLDSSGDALFKRGYRKEQGEAPINEVLASGMLQLAGWDGKGNFLDPMCGSGTLLIEAAMIAMDLPAQIFRRRFAFQNWANYDADLFAKIKEVRVNRVREFTGKIVGYDIDGRMLNAARTNIEAAEMEDVIQVKTQDFFESKKELFPLLMVFNPPYDERISINDDDFYKKIGDTFKTSYPNTLAWLISSDLEAVKKIGLRPSRKIKLFNGKLETRFLQYEMYEGTKKLHKIEKD, from the coding sequence ATGGACACAGAAAATCTAAAGATTCAGATAAAGACATTCTTCGGACTGGAGCAGATTCTTGCTGAAGAGATCAAAAAGTTAGGCGGAAAAAACGTTGAAATTAAAAATCGTGCGGTCAATTGTGAAGGTGACCTCGGTTTTCTTTATAAAATTAATTACTCTGCAAGAACAGCATTAAAAATTTTAATTCCTGTTTTTGAATTTAAGGCATTTAATCAGCATCAGTTTTATAGTAAACTTTCGGCTATTGCGTGGGAAGAATATATGGATGTAGACCAGTCTTTCGCAATTGATTCTACTGTAAACTCTGAAACCTTCAAGCATTCACAGTTCGTTACATTGAAAATGAAGGATGCTATCGTAGATTATTTTCAGGATAAATTCAACAGACGTCCTGACGTGGAAACAAGAAGCCCGGATATCAAGTTCCATTTACATATTGACAGGGAATTGGTAACTGTTTCTTTAGACTCTTCCGGAGATGCACTTTTCAAGAGAGGGTATAGAAAAGAGCAGGGTGAGGCCCCTATCAATGAAGTGCTGGCAAGTGGAATGCTTCAGCTGGCAGGCTGGGACGGAAAAGGAAACTTTCTGGATCCGATGTGTGGTTCCGGTACGCTTCTTATTGAGGCTGCTATGATCGCAATGGACCTTCCTGCGCAGATTTTCAGAAGAAGATTTGCTTTCCAGAACTGGGCCAATTATGATGCTGACCTTTTTGCAAAGATCAAAGAAGTTAGGGTAAACAGAGTAAGAGAATTTACAGGAAAGATCGTTGGTTATGATATTGATGGCAGAATGCTGAATGCAGCCAGAACAAATATCGAAGCGGCTGAAATGGAAGATGTAATCCAGGTGAAAACACAGGATTTCTTTGAATCCAAAAAAGAACTTTTCCCATTATTGATGGTTTTCAATCCACCTTATGATGAGAGAATTTCTATTAATGATGATGATTTCTACAAAAAAATTGGTGATACATTCAAGACAAGTTATCCCAATACATTAGCATGGCTGATTTCTTCCGATCTGGAAGCTGTGAAGAAAATAGGTCTTCGTCCTTCAAGAAAAATCAAACTTTTCAACGGAAAACTGGAAACCAGATTTTTGCAGTATGAAATGTATGAGGGGACAAAAAAATTACATAAAATCGAAAAAGATTAA
- a CDS encoding branched-chain amino acid ABC transporter substrate-binding protein has translation MAREFLEALGNVLNVLDLLTIGSSSSSASLNDDSQPTKRKKSKFFTEKISFGFMLAAAVLLFFVFKDPLPSENYIQNLIVGSLIGTALSCLFFFILYVLKCYYFKSLFKLLLFSSSVILFFISLVFFLYFRTGLFI, from the coding sequence ATGGCCCGGGAATTTCTTGAAGCTTTGGGGAATGTACTGAATGTGCTGGATTTGCTTACGATAGGTTCATCTTCATCTTCTGCAAGTCTGAACGATGACAGTCAACCTACAAAAAGGAAAAAATCAAAATTCTTCACCGAAAAGATAAGTTTTGGTTTTATGTTAGCTGCAGCTGTTCTTCTGTTTTTTGTATTTAAAGATCCGTTGCCGTCAGAAAATTATATACAGAATTTAATAGTAGGTTCATTAATTGGAACTGCTCTTTCATGTCTTTTCTTTTTTATCCTGTATGTTCTGAAATGCTACTATTTTAAAAGCCTTTTTAAACTTTTGCTTTTCAGCAGTTCGGTCATTTTATTTTTTATTTCGCTGGTATTTTTCCTGTACTTTAGAACAGGATTATTTATATAG
- a CDS encoding helix-turn-helix domain-containing protein encodes MDFQIQYITPDIKLSTFDDKLFKTETVFEYHMLVWFISGETKIIQADKTYLFKAGDIFLIPRNHLATIINYPKDGLPHQAVVMHLTTERLKEFYASIKLEHKAMWRESKIHSFRSHPLLKSCLASLIPYFEVEGPFPENIASLKITEAISILREADKDIDAVLTDFEEPGKIDLVNFMEKNYMFNMSLERFGYLTGRSLSTFNRDFRKIFQTTPQRWLTQKRLELAYYHLKEKQKRPSDVFMEVGFEDLSHFSYAFKKQYGLVPSALN; translated from the coding sequence ATGGATTTTCAGATACAGTATATCACACCGGACATCAAGCTTTCTACCTTTGACGACAAGCTCTTCAAAACCGAAACAGTCTTTGAATATCATATGCTGGTGTGGTTTATATCCGGCGAAACAAAAATTATTCAGGCTGATAAAACCTATCTGTTTAAAGCGGGAGATATTTTTCTGATCCCGAGGAATCATCTCGCCACAATTATCAATTATCCTAAAGACGGACTTCCACATCAAGCTGTAGTCATGCATCTTACAACGGAACGGCTGAAAGAGTTTTATGCTTCAATTAAGTTGGAGCATAAAGCGATGTGGCGGGAATCTAAAATTCATAGCTTCCGAAGTCATCCTTTATTAAAAAGCTGCCTGGCATCTCTGATTCCTTATTTTGAGGTGGAAGGGCCATTCCCCGAAAATATTGCTTCACTGAAAATCACAGAAGCCATCAGTATTCTCCGAGAAGCGGATAAGGATATCGATGCTGTTCTGACTGATTTTGAAGAACCCGGAAAAATTGATCTGGTGAATTTCATGGAAAAAAATTATATGTTCAATATGTCTCTGGAAAGATTTGGATACCTCACGGGAAGAAGCCTTTCCACATTCAACCGGGATTTCAGAAAGATTTTCCAGACGACTCCCCAACGATGGCTGACTCAAAAACGGCTGGAGCTGGCTTATTATCATTTAAAGGAAAAACAAAAAAGGCCTTCAGATGTTTTTATGGAGGTCGGCTTTGAGGATTTGTCCCATTTCTCTTATGCTTTCAAAAAGCAGTATGGCCTTGTTCCGTCTGCCCTGAACTGA
- a CDS encoding SDR family NAD(P)-dependent oxidoreductase encodes MIQNTHPLQQPVHSGFNAASTAQEVIKGIDLTGKTVVLTGGYAGIGLETTKVLVSAGAKVIIPARDLEKAGKNMHGIENVELERMDLMDPASIDAFGERFLASGRKLDLLINNAGIMWVPLQRDSRGIESQLATNYLGQFHLTSKLWPALKKADYARVISVSSFGHQMSPFDFEDPNFEKREYQTLLGYGQSKTACNLFAAALDEKGKKFNIRAYSLHPGSVFGTDLGREEPIDLYIQMGTHDENGKIKPEVEARLKTIPQGAATTVWCATNPVLQNTGGVYCENCDIAEIDLGQIEHRYDDPATIRGVQPYSIDKENAERLWKLSEKMLGFKFDTE; translated from the coding sequence ATGATACAGAATACCCATCCGTTACAGCAACCTGTTCATTCAGGTTTTAACGCAGCATCTACAGCACAGGAAGTTATTAAAGGAATTGATCTTACCGGAAAAACAGTAGTGCTCACCGGCGGTTATGCAGGAATAGGTCTTGAAACCACCAAAGTACTTGTATCTGCAGGTGCAAAGGTGATTATTCCCGCAAGAGATCTTGAAAAAGCAGGAAAAAATATGCACGGTATAGAAAATGTGGAACTGGAAAGAATGGATCTGATGGATCCGGCATCTATTGATGCTTTTGGAGAAAGATTTTTGGCATCCGGCAGAAAGCTTGATCTTCTTATTAATAATGCAGGAATTATGTGGGTTCCTCTCCAAAGAGACAGCCGGGGAATTGAGTCACAACTGGCGACCAATTACCTGGGACAGTTTCATCTTACTTCAAAACTTTGGCCTGCATTAAAGAAAGCTGATTATGCCAGAGTCATCAGTGTTTCTTCTTTTGGCCATCAGATGTCACCTTTTGATTTTGAAGATCCGAACTTTGAAAAAAGAGAGTATCAGACTCTTCTAGGATATGGACAATCGAAAACGGCCTGCAATTTATTTGCTGCCGCACTGGATGAAAAGGGGAAGAAATTTAATATCAGGGCCTATTCTTTGCATCCGGGCTCTGTTTTTGGAACTGATCTTGGAAGAGAAGAACCCATTGATCTTTATATCCAGATGGGAACTCACGACGAAAATGGAAAAATAAAACCTGAAGTTGAGGCCAGGTTAAAGACCATTCCACAAGGAGCTGCTACAACGGTTTGGTGCGCAACAAACCCCGTTCTTCAAAATACCGGTGGCGTTTACTGTGAAAATTGTGATATTGCTGAAATCGATCTGGGACAGATAGAACACAGGTATGATGATCCGGCAACCATCCGTGGTGTACAGCCGTATTCTATTGATAAGGAAAATGCAGAAAGATTATGGAAATTAAGTGAAAAAATGCTTGGCTTCAAATTCGATACAGAATAA